The genomic interval TCACGATCGCTTGCCATTGCGGCAAGTTTTTCGGCGAGATCATCTGCATCGGCCAACTTCGCCAGTCGCCCGGTCTGTCCATCGATGACTAAGTCTGGAATGCCTGAGACATCAAAACCCAGCATGGCGGTTCCGCCCGCCATGGCTTCCATCGCGGTCAACGGCAAGTTGTCTTCCGTCGACGGCACGATGAACACATCGCTGGCGTTGTAGACCTGCATCCTCGCTGCGGTTCCTTGGAGGTATCCGAGGGAACGAATGGGAATGTTCGAATCGGGGAACTGGCCACCGCCGAACACCAGGCCTTGCACCTTGCGTCCTGCACTTTGAGGCCAACCCTGTTGTGACAGTTTCTGAAGCGCCGCGATCAAGAACCGTGCGCCTTTGCGTTGATTGTCCAGGTCGGCTGCGCCGAAACAGAACACAAACGCATCGGGGTCGATGCCGAGTTGTTCTCGGGCCGCTGCGCGATCGGTCGCCGCGGCATGAACTTCGTCGGACAGTCCGTAGGGGATCCGATGAAACGACTTCGCCTGTCGAAAGATCGGACTTTCCGCGGCCTGCCCGATCAGCCATCGGCTAGGCGCAACGACGTGCAGGTTCAATCGTTTCAGCAAGCCGAGCTTGATTTCGAAATACTGTCGACTCCAGTCTTGGGGGCCACGATCCGATTCCGCCAACTGGGGACACTGGCCACAGCCCTCGGTGAACCGTCGGCATCCGGCGCTGAAGTGGCAGCCGCCGGTCAGCGGGTTCATGTCGTGCAGGGTCCAGACGATCGGCATCGCGGGGGGGATCGACGCAAAGAAGCTTTCGTAATCAATCAGCTTGGTCACCCAGTGCAAATGGATGATGTCCTCTCCGGTCAACTTGGCATTGGCGGGCGGCCACGGTGTGCGGGGGGCACCCTGGGGCGAAGAAAAAATTTCAAAGCCGGCGGGCCGACGACGCATCGCTCGTTTGAAACTTTGTCGATGAAGTCGAAACCGAATCGCCGCGGCCCACCGAGTCGGCAGGGGCATACTCCAGCGGGTTGCGACCATTGCGTTTGGGTCTGCGACCAGTGCCTTCGGGTCTGATGAGTCCGCTTCGTCGCCCAGTTTGGCGGGAAAGTAGAGCTGTGCATCGACGTTTTGCTGTCGCAGAGCGTGCGTCAGTTGGCGGGCTCCACTGGCCGCGCCCCCTTGCAGCAGACCGGTCATCAGGTGAATTTTCACGTTAGGTGGCTCCAGGGAGGCTTTCGTCGCCACTGTGACCTTGGCCCAGCGGCCTGAGAGAGGGCACATTGCGCCGGACGGAATAAATCCTTTGGCCTCGACGGAAACCGGCCCCCGTTGATACACTTTGAGGCTTCTTTGCTGCCACCCGAAATTACCCAGCCTGCCCGCTAAAGCGATTTTCTACCGTGATCCTGATCTTGAAAAGCGGTGCGACCGATGAGCAAATCCAGCACGTCCTGGATCGCGTCGACGCATTAGGCCTGCAAGCCCACC from Stieleria varia carries:
- a CDS encoding glycosyltransferase; translated protein: MKIHLMTGLLQGGAASGARQLTHALRQQNVDAQLYFPAKLGDEADSSDPKALVADPNAMVATRWSMPLPTRWAAAIRFRLHRQSFKRAMRRRPAGFEIFSSPQGAPRTPWPPANAKLTGEDIIHLHWVTKLIDYESFFASIPPAMPIVWTLHDMNPLTGGCHFSAGCRRFTEGCGQCPQLAESDRGPQDWSRQYFEIKLGLLKRLNLHVVAPSRWLIGQAAESPIFRQAKSFHRIPYGLSDEVHAAATDRAAAREQLGIDPDAFVFCFGAADLDNQRKGARFLIAALQKLSQQGWPQSAGRKVQGLVFGGGQFPDSNIPIRSLGYLQGTAARMQVYNASDVFIVPSTEDNLPLTAMEAMAGGTAMLGFDVSGIPDLVIDGQTGRLAKLADADDLAEKLAAMASDREATGSQGENAKRIAADQYTAQREADAYRSLYAALLADDDSVCDLPTAIDAARL